The DNA region CGCTGGGAATCAAAGGCTGCCTGCCTCATTCCCACGGTTCACAGGGCTGCTGTGCCTACCACAGGTCCATGCTGACCAGACACTATAAAGAACCCGTTTCCGCAGCGACCAGCTCCTTTACCGAAGGGGCATCTGTCTTCGGCGGACAGGCCAACCTTATTCAGGCCATCAACAACATCTTCACGGTTTACGAACCGGAAGTGATCGCAGTGCATACCACCTGCCTTTCCGAAACCATCGGTGATGACCTTAAACAGATCGTCACCAAGGCCACCAAGGACGGCAAGATCCCCGAAGGTAAAACCGTATTCGGCGCACCGACTCCCAGTTACGTGGGATCGCACGTCACCGGTTTCTCCAACATGGTTAAAGCCATGGCCCAGCTGGCTGAGCCTTCTTCAGAGAAGAACGGCAAAGTCAACATCATCCCCGGCTGGGTGGAACCCTGCGACATGGAAGAGATCAAACGTCTCTGCTCCATGATCGGCGTGGACACCACCATGTTCCCGGATACCTCCGGTGTGCTCAACGGTCCCCTTAGCGGTGAATACAAGATGTTCCCCGATGGCGGCGTGACCATCAAGGAGCTCAAAGAATCCGGACAGGCTACCGGAACCATCGCCCTCGGTGAATGGTGCAGCGCAGACGCGGCCCGCTGGCTGGATTCCAAGCACAAGGTTCCCTGTACCGTG from Desulfovibrio sp. JC010 includes:
- the nifK gene encoding nitrogenase molybdenum-iron protein subunit beta; the encoded protein is MLLRHTPTEIKERKSLVVNPAKTCQPIGAMYAALGIKGCLPHSHGSQGCCAYHRSMLTRHYKEPVSAATSSFTEGASVFGGQANLIQAINNIFTVYEPEVIAVHTTCLSETIGDDLKQIVTKATKDGKIPEGKTVFGAPTPSYVGSHVTGFSNMVKAMAQLAEPSSEKNGKVNIIPGWVEPCDMEEIKRLCSMIGVDTTMFPDTSGVLNGPLSGEYKMFPDGGVTIKELKESGQATGTIALGEWCSADAARWLDSKHKVPCTVLDMPFGLKATDRFIDVLRTVAGVSIPDSISYERGQLVDLISDMHQYFYGKKVAIFGDPDQLISMVEFLRSIDMCPVYVVTGTPGKKFEKRIKELTADMPYECKVKAKGDMFLMHQWIKNEPVDLLMGNSYGKYIARDEDIPFLRWGFPITDRQGHQYFPTVGYKGGLRLLEKILGLLLDRKDRDSPEETFELVL